The proteins below come from a single Serratia fonticola genomic window:
- a CDS encoding AMP-dependent synthetase/ligase, whose translation MILFERIEHIAATDGSRPALCDSQQSISYADLLRQTTSLAEQLSNEKISRLALFLNNGLEWAMIDLACLLANIVIIPVPVFFSAEQQDWLLESSGADALIGPARQGWITTPFLDYSLQRRQPLSVAELPANTAKITYTSGTTGHPKGVCLSQEHLMQVSLALAERVAAANIQQHLTLLPLSTLLENITGLYVPLLSGACSRIPSLAEVGLTGSSQFSAQILAQAITQWRPHSLVLVPELLRLFVMMCTHNPGLVESLRFVAVGGGKVAADLVVKSHQLGLPVFEGYGLSECGSVVALNAPRHALPGSVGEPLPHCQITIAPDGEILISGATMLGYLGEPVARSPVATGDLGHFDAQGFLHITGRKKNIQITAFGRNFSPEWIEAEAQLFPAISRMVIFGDGLSANVALIQVTPGYESSLADQLSQLNGRLPDYARIHHYFLAQLTVENGLLTTNGRPKRQQILSTYHTRIHQLIAGDIT comes from the coding sequence ATGATCCTTTTTGAGCGTATTGAACACATTGCGGCCACAGACGGCTCTCGCCCTGCGTTATGTGATAGTCAGCAGAGCATCAGCTACGCCGATTTATTGCGACAAACCACTTCTCTGGCCGAGCAACTCAGTAATGAGAAAATATCGCGGCTGGCCCTGTTTTTGAATAATGGCCTGGAGTGGGCCATGATCGATCTGGCTTGCCTGTTAGCCAATATTGTCATCATACCGGTCCCCGTTTTTTTCAGTGCTGAACAACAAGACTGGTTGCTGGAAAGTAGCGGTGCCGATGCCTTGATTGGGCCTGCCCGGCAAGGGTGGATAACGACCCCCTTCCTTGATTACTCTTTGCAACGCCGGCAGCCACTATCTGTTGCTGAATTGCCCGCCAATACGGCCAAGATCACCTATACATCAGGGACAACCGGGCATCCCAAAGGGGTATGTTTGAGTCAGGAGCACTTGATGCAAGTCAGCCTGGCGCTTGCCGAGCGGGTTGCTGCGGCAAACATACAGCAGCATCTGACATTGCTGCCACTGTCTACTTTGCTTGAAAACATTACCGGGCTGTATGTTCCGTTGCTCAGTGGCGCATGTAGCCGTATCCCCTCGCTGGCTGAAGTGGGGTTGACAGGATCTAGCCAGTTCTCTGCTCAGATCCTTGCCCAAGCTATTACACAATGGCGGCCGCACAGCTTGGTATTGGTGCCTGAACTGCTGCGTTTATTCGTTATGATGTGCACCCATAACCCAGGGTTGGTGGAGAGCCTACGTTTTGTCGCCGTCGGCGGGGGAAAGGTTGCTGCGGATTTAGTGGTTAAATCGCATCAATTGGGTTTGCCGGTTTTTGAAGGGTATGGCTTATCAGAATGCGGCTCGGTTGTTGCCCTCAATGCGCCAAGGCATGCATTGCCTGGCTCGGTGGGTGAACCGTTACCGCACTGCCAGATAACCATTGCTCCGGATGGGGAGATCTTGATTTCTGGCGCCACAATGCTGGGATATCTGGGGGAACCTGTTGCAAGATCCCCGGTGGCAACCGGCGATCTCGGTCATTTTGATGCCCAAGGTTTTCTTCATATCACCGGCCGCAAAAAGAATATTCAGATCACCGCCTTTGGTCGAAATTTTTCACCGGAATGGATCGAGGCGGAAGCTCAGCTTTTTCCGGCAATATCCCGCATGGTCATCTTTGGTGATGGCTTATCCGCAAATGTTGCGCTGATCCAAGTGACACCCGGTTATGAAAGTAGCCTTGCCGATCAGCTATCTCAACTTAATGGACGGTTACCTGATTATGCACGGATCCATCATTATTTTTTGGCACAGTTAACGGTTGAAAACGGTTTATTAACCACCAATGGGCGCCCGAAAAGACAGCAGATTTTGTCCACCTATCACACACGTATTCATCAGTTAATCGCGGGAGATATCACATGA
- the yfcF gene encoding glutathione transferase codes for MNPSATVLYTDSDFFSPYAMSTFVALTEKGMPFTVKPVDLSLGEQQSQAYGSLSLTLRVPTLVMGSFQLSESSAIEEYLEELHPAHPLYPRDIKQRAKAREIQAWLRSDLLPLRAERPTEVIFSAVKFSPLSADAQRAANKLLTAAQKLLSHGQDHLFHEWCIADTDLALMLNRLVIHGDQVPEPLRHYAQKQWQRPSVQAWLALPEKMRS; via the coding sequence ATGAACCCATCGGCCACTGTTCTCTACACTGATAGCGACTTTTTCAGCCCCTATGCCATGTCGACCTTCGTGGCGCTCACGGAGAAAGGCATGCCGTTTACCGTCAAGCCGGTGGATCTTTCACTGGGGGAACAGCAAAGCCAGGCCTACGGCAGCCTGTCGTTAACGCTGCGGGTACCGACGTTGGTGATGGGCAGCTTCCAGCTTTCCGAGTCTTCCGCCATTGAGGAATATTTGGAAGAACTCCACCCAGCCCATCCGCTCTACCCGCGTGACATCAAACAGCGAGCCAAAGCCCGTGAGATCCAGGCATGGTTGCGTAGCGATCTGTTGCCGCTGCGGGCCGAACGCCCAACCGAGGTGATTTTCAGCGCGGTCAAATTTTCCCCATTGAGTGCGGATGCCCAACGGGCAGCCAACAAACTGCTGACCGCGGCGCAAAAGTTGCTGAGCCACGGCCAGGATCATCTGTTCCACGAATGGTGCATCGCCGATACCGATCTGGCGCTGATGCTCAACCGGCTAGTGATACATGGCGATCAGGTGCCGGAGCCGCTGCGCCACTATGCACAAAAACAGTGGCAGCGCCCATCAGTGCAGGCGTGGTTGGCATTACCAGAGAAAATGCGGAGCTAA
- a CDS encoding 4-aminobutyrate--2-oxoglutarate transaminase — translation MKNAELNQRRLAATPRGIGVMCGFYAERAENATLWDVEGNEVIDFASGIAVLNTGHRHPKVIAAIEKQLQAFTHTAYQIVPYESYISLAERINQRAPIEGTCKTAFFTTGAEAVENAVKIARAYTGRPGLITFGGGFHGRTYMTMALTGKVAPYKLGFGPFPGSVFHGQYPNALYGVSTEDAMNSLERIFKADIDPKQVAAIVLEPVQGEGGFNVAPAEFMQALRTLCDQHGILLIADEVQTGFARTGKLFAMDHYAVKPDLITMAKSLAGGMPLSAVAGRAEVMDAPAPGGLGGTYAGNPLAVAAALAVLDVIEEEQLCQRSQRLGQHLVEVLQQARSHCPAIVDIRALGSMVAVEFNDPATGKPSPEFTRQVQQKAQEEGLLLLSCGVNGNVIRFLYPLTIPDAQFNQALAILSRALAQ, via the coding sequence ATGAAAAACGCAGAACTGAATCAACGTCGTCTGGCCGCTACCCCAAGAGGGATTGGCGTGATGTGTGGTTTTTACGCCGAGCGTGCAGAAAATGCCACCCTGTGGGATGTGGAAGGCAATGAGGTGATCGACTTTGCCTCGGGCATTGCGGTGCTTAATACCGGCCACCGTCATCCCAAGGTGATCGCCGCCATTGAAAAGCAGCTCCAGGCGTTTACCCATACGGCATACCAGATCGTTCCTTATGAAAGCTATATTTCGCTGGCAGAGCGCATCAACCAACGCGCTCCAATCGAAGGCACCTGTAAAACCGCCTTCTTCACCACCGGTGCAGAAGCGGTAGAAAATGCGGTGAAGATCGCCCGCGCATACACAGGGCGTCCAGGCCTGATCACCTTCGGCGGCGGATTCCATGGCCGTACCTATATGACCATGGCGCTGACGGGTAAAGTGGCCCCTTACAAGCTGGGCTTTGGCCCGTTCCCTGGCTCCGTTTTCCACGGCCAGTATCCGAATGCGTTATATGGTGTCAGCACCGAAGATGCCATGAACAGCCTGGAACGCATCTTTAAGGCCGATATCGATCCCAAGCAGGTTGCCGCGATCGTACTGGAGCCGGTGCAGGGTGAAGGGGGCTTTAACGTGGCTCCGGCAGAATTCATGCAGGCGCTGCGTACGCTGTGTGACCAACACGGTATCCTGTTGATCGCCGATGAGGTGCAAACTGGCTTTGCCCGTACCGGCAAGCTGTTTGCGATGGACCACTATGCGGTGAAACCGGACCTGATCACCATGGCGAAGAGCCTGGCTGGCGGTATGCCGCTGTCTGCCGTGGCGGGCCGTGCTGAAGTGATGGATGCCCCAGCCCCCGGCGGCCTTGGCGGTACCTACGCCGGTAACCCATTAGCCGTTGCTGCCGCGTTGGCGGTATTGGACGTAATTGAAGAAGAGCAGCTGTGCCAACGCTCTCAGCGTTTGGGGCAACATTTGGTGGAAGTGCTGCAACAGGCACGTAGCCACTGCCCGGCGATTGTGGATATTCGCGCGCTGGGTTCCATGGTGGCAGTAGAGTTCAACGACCCGGCAACCGGTAAACCGTCGCCGGAGTTTACCCGTCAGGTACAGCAAAAAGCCCAGGAAGAAGGACTGTTGCTACTCAGCTGTGGGGTGAACGGTAACGTGATCCGTTTCCTGTACCCGCTGACCATTCCTGATGCCCAGTTTAACCAGGCGCTGGCAATCCTTTCCCGCGCGCTGGCCCAATAA
- a CDS encoding Qnr family pentapeptide repeat protein has product MQPLLLQSAKISRDQFRGETITNGKFLNCDFSGIDLTDTQFIGCVFYDEETQLGCNFSRAVLKDASFKSCDLSLADFRNTQALGLEIRECKAQGADFRGASFMNMISQRSYFCSAFIIKSNLSYSNFSKLVLEKCELWENRWSGANVLGASFIGSDLSGGEFNQFDWRAAIFNHCNLTGAELGEMDIRQVDLEGVQLDSQQVVGLIDRLGIILVSDS; this is encoded by the coding sequence ATGCAACCCTTACTGCTGCAATCCGCCAAGATTTCCCGCGATCAATTCCGTGGTGAAACCATCACCAACGGCAAGTTTCTGAACTGCGATTTCTCCGGCATCGATCTGACCGATACCCAGTTTATCGGCTGCGTTTTCTATGACGAAGAGACCCAGCTCGGCTGCAACTTCAGCCGCGCGGTGTTGAAAGATGCCAGCTTTAAAAGCTGCGATCTCTCGCTGGCCGATTTCAGAAATACCCAGGCCCTCGGCCTGGAGATCCGCGAATGCAAGGCACAGGGGGCCGATTTTCGTGGCGCCAGCTTTATGAACATGATTTCGCAGCGCAGCTATTTTTGCAGCGCCTTTATCATCAAAAGCAATCTGAGCTACAGCAATTTCTCCAAGCTGGTGCTGGAGAAATGTGAGCTGTGGGAAAACCGCTGGAGTGGCGCTAACGTGTTGGGTGCCAGCTTTATTGGCTCCGATCTGTCCGGCGGGGAGTTCAATCAGTTTGACTGGCGGGCCGCCATCTTCAACCACTGCAATCTGACCGGCGCAGAGCTGGGGGAGATGGATATCCGCCAGGTTGATCTGGAGGGGGTACAGTTGGATAGCCAGCAAGTCGTTGGGCTAATCGATCGGCTGGGGATAATCCTGGTCAGTGACTCCTGA
- a CDS encoding thermostable hemolysin: MSMHIQAPYQLLFAENHEHRALLQAYIQHEYGRQFNALIPHFLPYLLGMYRADGVLVGACGLNRADNAPLYLERYLDAPIEEVVAAQTGTILPRNRLVEIGNFACSESGNARIMFAAICRLLYENQLDYVAFTGTKKLRNIFHRLHLTPLELAPALPDRMGEDALAWGEYYQGQPCVMVGDLKQGRQILSETSLLLSLFGPMPDIFPVQMSVQL; the protein is encoded by the coding sequence ATGAGTATGCATATCCAGGCACCGTACCAGTTGTTATTTGCTGAGAACCATGAGCATAGGGCCTTATTACAGGCTTATATACAGCACGAATATGGTCGGCAGTTTAATGCGCTCATTCCTCACTTCCTGCCTTATCTGTTAGGTATGTACCGCGCTGATGGCGTTCTGGTTGGTGCCTGTGGTCTGAACCGCGCTGACAACGCGCCACTGTACCTTGAGCGTTATCTGGATGCGCCTATTGAAGAGGTGGTTGCCGCACAGACGGGGACCATCTTGCCACGTAACCGCCTGGTTGAAATAGGAAACTTTGCCTGCTCTGAATCCGGAAATGCCCGGATCATGTTTGCGGCAATTTGCCGGCTACTCTACGAAAACCAACTCGACTATGTGGCATTTACCGGGACCAAAAAGTTGAGAAATATCTTCCACCGGTTGCACCTAACCCCTCTGGAGCTGGCCCCCGCATTGCCGGATCGAATGGGTGAGGATGCCCTGGCCTGGGGAGAATATTATCAGGGGCAGCCCTGTGTCATGGTTGGCGATCTTAAACAGGGCCGCCAAATTCTGAGTGAAACCAGTTTATTGCTTTCATTGTTTGGCCCCATGCCGGATATCTTTCCCGTGCAAATGAGCGTGCAGCTATGA
- a CDS encoding NAD-dependent succinate-semialdehyde dehydrogenase yields MKLQNPDLLRSQCLINGEWCDARSGKREAVINPANGVELTTVPLVSAEETQQAINAAQQAQIGWKQQTAKQRSVLLLAWADKIMAAQEDLAQLMTAEQGKSLAEARGEVAYAASFITWFAEEAKRVDGAVLQAPQASQRLVVVKQPIGVCAAITPWNFPAAMITRKAAPALAAGCTMIVKPAEQTPLTALALAKLAQDAGIPAGVLQVVTGEAAQVGKVLCDSPVVRKLSFTGSTEVGRILMAQCAPTIKKLSLELGGNAPVIVFDDANLDAAVAGIMASKFRNSGQTCVCANRIYVQDGIYDRLVDKLVAAVEQLKVGDGTQEGTTQGPLIDEAAIEKVQSHIDDALIKGAQIATGGQPHALGRTFFQPTVVTGVTQQMRFAKEETFGPVAPLFRFHDEAEAIAMANDTEFGLAAYLFTQNAARQWRVPEALEYGMVGINTGLISNEVAPFGGIKQSGLGREGSRYGIEEYLELKYLCIDVSC; encoded by the coding sequence ATGAAACTGCAAAATCCCGATCTGCTGCGTAGCCAATGCTTGATTAACGGCGAGTGGTGCGATGCGCGCAGCGGCAAACGTGAAGCCGTGATCAACCCGGCCAACGGTGTGGAGCTGACAACGGTGCCTTTGGTGAGTGCAGAGGAAACTCAGCAGGCAATTAACGCTGCGCAGCAGGCACAAATCGGCTGGAAGCAACAGACCGCCAAGCAGCGTTCCGTATTGCTGCTGGCCTGGGCCGATAAAATCATGGCGGCTCAGGAAGATCTGGCGCAGCTGATGACCGCTGAGCAGGGTAAATCGCTGGCGGAAGCGCGTGGCGAAGTGGCCTATGCCGCCTCGTTTATTACCTGGTTCGCCGAGGAAGCCAAGCGTGTAGACGGTGCCGTATTACAGGCACCACAGGCTTCACAACGTCTGGTCGTGGTGAAACAGCCAATCGGCGTCTGTGCGGCGATCACGCCGTGGAACTTCCCGGCAGCGATGATCACCCGTAAGGCAGCACCTGCGCTGGCCGCAGGCTGCACCATGATCGTCAAACCGGCTGAGCAAACGCCGCTGACCGCATTGGCATTGGCCAAACTGGCGCAGGATGCCGGTATTCCCGCAGGCGTATTGCAGGTGGTAACCGGCGAAGCGGCACAGGTGGGTAAAGTGCTGTGCGATAGCCCGGTAGTGCGCAAGCTGAGCTTTACCGGATCGACCGAAGTTGGGCGCATCCTGATGGCCCAATGTGCGCCAACCATTAAAAAGCTTTCGTTGGAACTGGGCGGCAACGCGCCGGTGATCGTGTTTGACGACGCGAATCTGGACGCGGCCGTCGCCGGGATCATGGCCTCCAAATTCCGCAACAGCGGGCAGACCTGCGTTTGCGCCAACCGCATCTACGTTCAGGACGGTATCTACGATCGCCTGGTGGATAAGCTGGTGGCCGCGGTTGAGCAACTGAAAGTCGGTGATGGCACACAGGAAGGGACAACGCAGGGGCCGCTGATCGATGAGGCCGCGATAGAGAAAGTGCAGAGCCACATTGATGATGCGCTGATCAAAGGGGCGCAGATCGCCACCGGCGGGCAGCCGCATGCGCTGGGCCGTACCTTCTTCCAGCCAACGGTGGTTACCGGTGTGACCCAGCAGATGCGCTTTGCCAAAGAAGAAACCTTTGGCCCGGTGGCGCCGCTGTTCCGTTTCCATGACGAAGCGGAAGCTATCGCGATGGCCAATGATACCGAATTTGGTCTGGCTGCTTACCTGTTTACGCAAAACGCTGCTCGTCAATGGCGGGTGCCGGAGGCGTTGGAATACGGCATGGTGGGCATCAATACCGGTTTGATCTCCAACGAGGTGGCGCCTTTCGGCGGTATCAAACAGTCCGGGCTGGGTCGCGAAGGCTCTCGCTACGGCATTGAAGAGTATCTGGAACTGAAATATCTGTGTATTGACGTGAGCTGTTAA